From Rhodococcus sp. B7740:
TTCTCACCGCCGAGGACGCCCGGCGGGCCGTCGACGCCGGCGCCGCCGCTGTCATGGTCTCCAACCACGGGGGCCGTCAACTCGATGGCGCGCCCTCGGCGCTGGCGCAACTGCCCGAGGTCGTTGCCGCGGTGGGGCGCGATGTCGAGGTCATTCTCGACAGCGGCATCAGACGCGGAAGCGACGTCGTAAAAGCCGTCGCCCTCGGCGCCAAGGCAGTCGTGATCGGCCGTCTGGCGGTGGTTGCGCTCGCGGCAGCCGGCGAGAACGGTGTCGAGCACGCTCTTCGATTGCTGAAGGAGGAGATCATCACCGTGCTCACCCTCGTCGGGCGAGGATCGATCGCGGAACTGAACAGCGACGCAGTCACTAGGCGGGTGCCATGATCCGCCATCGAGGTCAAAGTCCGCAATTCCCAGGGGCCATCGAGCATGACGGCCTTGTGGTCACCTCGGGTGTCGTGTCGACGCGAGCAATGGGCGGCACCGACATCTCTTTGTCCGACGAAATGACCGACGTACTGGACGAATTGGAGAGCATTCTGGTCCGTGCCGGTAGCGCTCTTGAGGATGTGCTGCGGATCGAGGTGTTCTTGTCGAGTCGTGATGCGTTCTCGACGTGGAACGACAGCTTTGCTGGGCGGTGGCCTGATCTGGACAGTCGGCCTGTACGGACCACGCTGATTTCGGAATTTGCCGTGGCGGGCATTCGAGTCGAGGTTCAGGCCCTCGCAGTCAGGTCAAGATCATGACGCCGGTCGCCGGGCTTGACCAGGTAATGCCTGACCTCGAGCGCTTGCTGTCATTCGACACCACGAGTTCGAACTCGAACCTCGAACTCCTGCGATACGTCGACGAGCGCTGCCAAGAGTACGGAGTGCCGACCGAGTTCATCTACGACGAGTCTGGGCGCAAAGCCAACCTGCTCGTCACCGTGCCCGCTGCTGATGGTCGCACTGCCGGTGGCGTGATGTTTCTCGGGCACACCGACACTGTGCCGATCGAAGGCCAGGCGTGGACGCACGACCCCTTCAGCCCGACAGTGCATAAAGGGAGGATCTATGCCCGAGGCGCCGCCGATATGAAAGCGTTCTGCGCGTGTGCGGTTGCTGCAATCCC
This genomic window contains:
- a CDS encoding RidA family protein, producing the protein MIRHRGQSPQFPGAIEHDGLVVTSGVVSTRAMGGTDISLSDEMTDVLDELESILVRAGSALEDVLRIEVFLSSRDAFSTWNDSFAGRWPDLDSRPVRTTLISEFAVAGIRVEVQALAVRSRS
- a CDS encoding M20/M25/M40 family metallo-hydrolase, which gives rise to MTPVAGLDQVMPDLERLLSFDTTSSNSNLELLRYVDERCQEYGVPTEFIYDESGRKANLLVTVPAADGRTAGGVMFLGHTDTVPIEGQAWTHDPFSPTVHKGRIYARGAADMKAFCACAVAAIPVFAQVTRLSEIPQPRSPKFPTRERTSL